The following coding sequences are from one Shumkonia mesophila window:
- a CDS encoding type II toxin-antitoxin system ParD family antitoxin: protein MATNVHLTPDLERFARQCVEGGRYNNMSEVVRSGLRLLQEAEDRRLRFQAMLHATEAEADREGTFPLDEVVAEIDGIIDASR from the coding sequence GTGGCAACCAACGTACATCTCACACCCGACCTGGAACGCTTCGCCCGTCAATGCGTCGAGGGCGGGCGCTACAACAACATGAGCGAAGTCGTCCGCTCGGGCCTGCGGCTGTTGCAGGAGGCGGAGGATCGTCGCCTGCGATTCCAGGCGATGCTGCATGCCACCGAGGCGGAGGCCGACCGCGAGGGCACCTTCCCCCTCGACGAGGTCGTGGCGGAGATCGACGGCATTATCGACGCCAGCCGGTAA
- a CDS encoding type II toxin-antitoxin system RelE/ParE family toxin — translation MTKAVLSPQARRDLLDAIRWIAKDNPAAARALRDGVATAATRIGKHGHIGSLRPELADEPYRFVTLTGFNYVIVYNAERRPPLIVRILHGARDLPEVLRES, via the coding sequence ATGACAAAAGCGGTCTTGTCGCCCCAGGCCCGGCGCGACCTGCTTGACGCCATTCGCTGGATCGCAAAAGACAATCCTGCTGCGGCGCGAGCCTTGCGCGACGGCGTGGCAACGGCGGCGACGCGCATCGGCAAGCATGGCCATATAGGCTCGCTCCGCCCCGAGTTGGCCGATGAGCCCTACCGGTTCGTCACCTTGACCGGCTTTAATTATGTCATCGTTTACAATGCCGAACGTCGGCCGCCGCTGATCGTGCGAATTCTGCACGGCGCCCGCGATCTGCCGGAGGTGTTGAGGGAGTCCTGA
- the ccmD gene encoding heme exporter protein CcmD, producing MESFAQFLDMGGYARFVWPSFGLTAVVLVGLLIVSWRALKGAEAELAALQSAAPGRFDPADTADEA from the coding sequence ATGGAAAGCTTCGCCCAATTCCTCGACATGGGTGGCTACGCCCGCTTCGTGTGGCCGAGCTTCGGGCTCACCGCGGTCGTGCTGGTCGGGTTGCTGATCGTCAGTTGGCGCGCGCTCAAGGGGGCCGAGGCCGAACTGGCGGCGCTGCAATCGGCCGCGCCCGGCCGCTTCGACCCGGCGGATACGGCCGATGAAGCCTAA
- a CDS encoding heme lyase CcmF/NrfE family subunit: MIVEIGHFALVLALVVAFVQGTVPLIGAHRGDVLWMAVARPAALTQAVLVALAFGALMHAYVTSDFSVLNVVNNSHSTKPLIYKISGVWGNHEGSMLLWVLILAAFGSAVAVFGRHLPPGLAARALSVQALIACGFLLFIVFTSNPFERVVAPPADGRDLNPLLQDPGLAFHPPFLYLGYVGFSVAFSFAIAALLEGRVDAAWARWVRPWTLAAWTFLTAGIGLGSWWAYYELGWGGWWYWDPVENASFMPWLAGTALLHSAVVVEKRDTLKGWTIFLAIVAFSLSLLGTFLVRSGVLTSVHAFAVDPARGVFILVLLLVAIGGSFALFAWRGPALMPGGLFRPVSREGALLLNNLLLATAAAVVLLGTLYPLFIDAVGGAKVSVGPPFFDSVFVPLMVPLIAALAVGPLLPWKRGDLAGALGRLKLAFGLAAAVVLGIWFVVDRGSVLAVLGLGLAAWLAVGVLVEIAGRIHLLRMAPVASLRRLLGLPRAAWGMTLAHLGLAVLVAGVTASSAWKIEKIQTMRPGDTVEVAGYAYRFEGARDVQGPNYSAVRGRFTVTSDGKPFVVLEPEKRLYPVQQRPTTEAAIHSTFLGDLYAVIGDADGKEGGFVTRLYFNPLVPWIWAGILLMVAGGVASLSDRRHRIGAPGRRPLAADAATAEA; this comes from the coding sequence ATGATCGTCGAGATCGGCCACTTCGCCCTCGTCCTGGCCCTGGTGGTCGCCTTCGTGCAGGGCACCGTGCCGCTGATCGGGGCCCATCGGGGGGACGTCCTTTGGATGGCCGTGGCGCGCCCCGCCGCGCTGACCCAGGCGGTGCTGGTGGCGCTGGCCTTCGGAGCCCTGATGCACGCCTACGTGACGTCGGACTTCTCGGTGCTCAACGTCGTCAACAACTCCCATTCGACCAAGCCGCTGATCTACAAGATTTCCGGCGTGTGGGGGAACCACGAGGGCTCGATGCTGCTGTGGGTCCTCATCCTCGCCGCCTTCGGCTCGGCGGTCGCCGTCTTCGGGCGCCATCTGCCGCCGGGGCTCGCCGCCCGGGCTCTTTCGGTGCAAGCCTTGATCGCCTGCGGCTTCCTGCTGTTCATCGTCTTCACCTCCAACCCGTTCGAGCGGGTGGTGGCGCCGCCGGCCGACGGGCGCGACCTCAACCCGCTGCTGCAGGACCCCGGCCTCGCCTTCCATCCGCCGTTCCTCTATCTCGGCTACGTCGGTTTCTCGGTGGCCTTCTCGTTCGCCATCGCCGCCCTGCTGGAAGGCCGGGTCGACGCCGCCTGGGCGCGCTGGGTGCGGCCGTGGACGCTGGCCGCCTGGACGTTCCTGACCGCCGGCATCGGGCTGGGCTCGTGGTGGGCCTATTACGAACTGGGCTGGGGCGGCTGGTGGTACTGGGACCCGGTCGAGAATGCCTCGTTCATGCCATGGCTGGCCGGCACCGCCCTTCTGCATTCGGCGGTGGTTGTCGAGAAGCGCGACACGCTGAAGGGCTGGACCATCTTCCTTGCCATCGTCGCCTTTTCGCTGAGCCTGCTCGGCACCTTCCTGGTGCGCTCGGGCGTGCTGACCTCGGTGCACGCCTTTGCCGTCGATCCGGCGCGCGGCGTCTTTATCCTGGTCCTGCTGCTGGTCGCCATCGGCGGCTCGTTCGCGCTGTTCGCCTGGCGGGGCCCGGCGCTGATGCCTGGCGGCCTGTTCCGCCCGGTGTCGCGGGAAGGCGCGCTCCTGCTCAACAATCTGCTGCTGGCGACGGCGGCGGCGGTGGTCCTGTTGGGCACCCTCTATCCGCTGTTCATCGACGCGGTTGGCGGCGCCAAGGTGTCGGTCGGTCCGCCTTTCTTCGATTCCGTGTTCGTGCCCCTGATGGTGCCGCTCATCGCCGCCCTGGCGGTGGGCCCGCTGTTGCCGTGGAAGCGCGGCGACCTGGCCGGCGCGCTGGGGCGCCTCAAGCTGGCCTTCGGGCTGGCTGCGGCGGTGGTTTTGGGGATCTGGTTCGTCGTCGACCGCGGCTCGGTACTGGCGGTGCTGGGATTGGGCTTGGCGGCCTGGTTGGCCGTCGGCGTCCTGGTCGAGATCGCCGGGCGCATCCACCTGCTAAGGATGGCGCCGGTGGCGAGCCTGCGCCGGCTTCTCGGCCTGCCGCGTGCCGCCTGGGGCATGACGCTGGCGCACCTGGGCCTGGCCGTGCTGGTCGCCGGGGTGACGGCGTCGAGCGCCTGGAAGATCGAGAAGATCCAGACCATGCGGCCCGGCGACACCGTCGAGGTGGCCGGCTATGCGTATCGCTTCGAAGGGGCGCGCGACGTGCAGGGGCCCAATTACTCGGCCGTCCGCGGCCGTTTCACAGTGACCAGCGACGGCAAGCCCTTCGTCGTGCTCGAACCCGAGAAGCGGCTCTACCCGGTTCAGCAGCGGCCGACCACCGAGGCGGCCATCCACTCCACCTTCCTGGGCGACCTCTACGCCGTCATCGGCGACGCCGACGGCAAGGAGGGTGGCTTCGTGACGCGGCTCTATTTCAATCCCCTGGTGCCATGGATCTGGGCCGGCATCCTGCTGATGGTGGCGGGCGGCGTCGCCAGCCTGTCCGATCGCCGCCATCGCATCGGCGCCCCCGGCCGGCGTCCGCTCGCCGCCGACGCGGCGACGGCCGAGGCCTAG
- the ccmA gene encoding heme ABC exporter ATP-binding protein CcmA, whose protein sequence is MDRFIGHDLTCIRGERLVFSGLGFTLESGGALVLAGPNGSGKSSLLRLMAGLLSPAAGTLAWNGEAVAADREAHGGRLHYVGHLDAVKPVLSVLENVAFWATLRPGGGRAAAHDALAAFGIAHLAGVPGRFLSAGQRRRVNLARILAAPAPLWLLDEPTTALDRAAIAALEAAMARHRQAGGMVVAATHAPLALGGAQTLDLGAFETEAAA, encoded by the coding sequence ATGGATCGTTTCATCGGGCACGATCTCACCTGCATCCGCGGCGAGCGGCTGGTCTTTTCCGGGCTCGGCTTCACGCTCGAATCGGGCGGCGCCCTCGTGCTCGCCGGCCCCAACGGCAGCGGCAAGTCCAGCCTGCTGCGCCTGATGGCCGGCTTGCTGTCCCCGGCGGCCGGCACGCTCGCCTGGAACGGCGAGGCGGTGGCGGCGGACCGCGAGGCGCATGGCGGGCGGCTGCACTACGTCGGCCATCTGGATGCCGTCAAGCCGGTGCTGAGCGTGCTCGAAAACGTGGCTTTCTGGGCCACCTTGAGGCCGGGCGGCGGACGGGCGGCGGCGCACGACGCGCTCGCCGCCTTCGGGATCGCGCACTTGGCGGGGGTGCCGGGGCGGTTCCTGTCGGCCGGCCAGCGCCGCCGTGTCAACCTGGCCCGCATCCTGGCGGCCCCAGCGCCGCTGTGGCTGCTGGACGAGCCGACCACGGCGCTCGATCGCGCCGCCATCGCCGCACTCGAGGCGGCAATGGCGCGTCACCGCCAGGCGGGCGGCATGGTGGTGGCGGCGACTCATGCGCCGCTGGCCCTGGGTGGCGCCCAAACCCTCGACCTCGGCGCCTTCGAGACGGAGGCGGCAGCATGA
- the acnA gene encoding aconitate hydratase AcnA, which translates to MSRSGHDSLNARRTLAVGGQSYEYFSLPAAAAAGLGDVSRLPYSLKVLLENLLRHIDGRSVTADDCKALAAWLDERRSDREIAFRPARVLMQDFTGVPAVVDLAAMRDAMVKLGGDPKKINPLSPVDLVIDHSVTVDFSATGDAMRRNTDLEFKRNMERYKFLRWGQKAFDNFRVVPPGTGICHQVNLEYLSQVVWRGGKDGRTIYPDTVVGTDSHTTMVNGLGVLGWGVGGIEAEAAMLGQPISMLIPEVVGFHLTGKMTEGTTATDLVLTVVQMLRAKGVVGKFVEFYGPGLENLSLPDRATIANMGPEYGATCGIFPIDAETLRYLAFTGREPEQVALVEAYAKEQGMWHDASSVDPVFSDTLELDISTVEPSLAGPKRPQDRIALSAATKTFAKVLPNLAAGVDKPREVETSGADYGLRDGDVVIAAITSCTNTSNPSVLIAAGLVARNAHAKGLTVKPWVKTSLAPGSQVVEDYLREAGLQPHLDALGFNIAGFGCTTCIGNSGPLKPPVAKAVEDNDLVVAAVLSGNRNFEGRVHAQVKANFLASPPLVVAYALAGSMTVDLYTDPLGTDTDGKPVFLKDIWPTNAEIQETIARVVTPEMFRARYANVFEGPAEWKSVEATADVTYKWNIGSTYVQNPPYFHGLGDLAAEARPIVDIRGARPLAQLGDSVTTDHISPAGSIKEKGPAGEYLIGHQVPVREFNSYGSRRGNHQVMMRGTFANIRIKNEMAPGTEGGVTRHMPDGTVMPIYDAAMKYQAEGVPLIVIGGKEYGTGSSRDWAAKGVLLLGVKAVVVETFERIHRSNLVGMGVLPLEFQEGTNRKSLKLDGTETFDILGLSEGIKPGMTLRLVIHRADGSVGEVPVICRIDTLDEVEYFKAGGILQYVLKNLKDAA; encoded by the coding sequence GTGTCTCGTTCCGGTCACGATAGTCTGAACGCGCGCCGCACGCTTGCCGTCGGCGGCCAGAGCTATGAGTATTTCAGCCTTCCGGCCGCCGCCGCGGCCGGGCTGGGCGACGTCTCGCGCCTTCCGTATTCGCTGAAGGTGCTGCTGGAGAACCTGCTGCGCCACATCGACGGCCGCTCGGTGACGGCGGACGACTGCAAGGCGCTGGCCGCCTGGCTTGACGAGCGGCGCTCCGACCGCGAGATCGCCTTCCGCCCGGCCCGCGTGCTGATGCAGGACTTCACCGGCGTGCCGGCGGTGGTCGATCTGGCGGCCATGCGCGACGCCATGGTCAAGCTGGGCGGCGATCCCAAGAAGATCAACCCGCTGTCCCCGGTCGACCTGGTCATCGACCATTCGGTGACGGTCGACTTTTCGGCCACCGGCGACGCCATGCGCCGCAACACCGACCTGGAATTCAAGCGCAACATGGAGCGCTACAAATTTTTGCGCTGGGGCCAAAAAGCCTTCGACAACTTCCGGGTGGTACCGCCGGGCACCGGCATTTGCCACCAGGTGAACCTCGAATACCTTTCGCAGGTGGTCTGGCGGGGCGGCAAGGACGGGCGCACGATCTATCCCGACACCGTGGTCGGCACCGACAGCCACACCACCATGGTCAATGGCCTGGGCGTGCTGGGCTGGGGTGTGGGCGGCATCGAGGCCGAGGCCGCCATGCTGGGCCAGCCCATTTCGATGCTGATCCCCGAAGTGGTCGGCTTCCACTTGACCGGCAAGATGACCGAGGGAACCACCGCCACCGACCTGGTGCTGACCGTTGTGCAGATGCTGCGCGCCAAGGGGGTGGTCGGCAAGTTCGTCGAATTCTATGGCCCCGGCCTCGAGAACCTGTCGCTGCCGGACCGTGCCACCATCGCCAACATGGGTCCCGAGTACGGCGCCACCTGCGGCATCTTCCCGATCGACGCCGAGACGCTGCGCTATCTGGCCTTCACCGGCCGCGAGCCCGAACAGGTCGCCCTGGTCGAGGCCTACGCCAAGGAACAGGGCATGTGGCACGATGCCAGCAGCGTCGATCCGGTATTCAGCGACACGCTGGAACTCGACATCTCGACGGTGGAGCCCAGCCTGGCCGGGCCAAAGCGCCCGCAGGACCGCATCGCGCTGTCGGCCGCTACCAAGACTTTCGCCAAGGTGCTGCCGAACCTGGCCGCCGGCGTCGACAAGCCGCGCGAGGTCGAGACGTCGGGCGCCGACTACGGCCTCAGGGACGGCGATGTGGTGATCGCCGCCATCACCAGCTGCACCAACACCTCGAACCCCAGCGTGCTGATCGCCGCCGGGCTGGTGGCCCGCAACGCCCACGCCAAGGGCCTGACCGTCAAGCCGTGGGTCAAGACTTCGCTGGCCCCCGGTTCGCAGGTGGTCGAGGACTACCTGCGCGAGGCCGGCCTGCAGCCCCATCTCGACGCGCTCGGCTTCAACATCGCCGGCTTCGGCTGCACCACCTGCATCGGCAACTCCGGGCCGCTGAAGCCGCCGGTCGCCAAGGCGGTGGAGGACAACGACCTGGTGGTCGCCGCCGTGCTGTCGGGCAACCGCAACTTCGAGGGCCGCGTCCACGCCCAGGTCAAGGCCAATTTCCTGGCCTCGCCGCCGCTGGTGGTGGCCTATGCGCTGGCCGGTTCGATGACCGTCGACCTCTATACCGACCCGTTGGGCACCGACACGGACGGCAAGCCGGTCTTCCTCAAGGACATCTGGCCCACCAACGCCGAAATCCAGGAAACCATCGCCCGGGTGGTGACGCCCGAGATGTTCCGCGCCCGCTACGCCAACGTCTTCGAGGGACCGGCCGAATGGAAGTCGGTCGAGGCCACGGCCGATGTCACCTACAAGTGGAACATCGGTTCCACCTACGTGCAGAACCCACCCTATTTCCACGGCCTGGGCGACCTCGCCGCCGAGGCGCGGCCGATCGTCGACATCAGGGGCGCGCGGCCGCTGGCGCAGCTGGGCGATTCCGTGACCACCGACCACATCTCGCCGGCCGGCTCGATCAAGGAGAAGGGGCCGGCGGGCGAATACCTGATCGGCCATCAGGTGCCGGTGCGCGAGTTCAACTCCTACGGCAGCCGGCGCGGCAACCACCAGGTGATGATGCGCGGCACCTTCGCCAACATCCGCATCAAGAACGAGATGGCGCCCGGCACCGAGGGCGGCGTCACCCGCCACATGCCGGACGGCACGGTGATGCCGATCTACGACGCCGCCATGAAATACCAGGCCGAGGGCGTGCCGCTGATCGTCATCGGCGGCAAGGAGTACGGCACCGGCTCGTCGCGCGACTGGGCGGCCAAGGGGGTCCTGCTCCTGGGCGTCAAGGCGGTGGTGGTGGAAACCTTCGAGCGCATCCACCGCTCCAACCTGGTCGGCATGGGCGTCCTGCCCCTGGAGTTCCAGGAAGGAACCAACCGCAAGTCCTTGAAGCTCGACGGCACAGAAACCTTCGACATCCTGGGCCTCTCCGAAGGCATCAAGCCCGGCATGACGCTGCGCCTGGTCATCCACCGCGCCGACGGCTCGGTGGGCGAGGTGCCGGTGATCTGCCGCATCGATACGCTGGACGAGGTCGAATACTTCAAGGCCGGCGGCATCCTGCAATACGTGCTCAAGAATCTGAAGGACGCGGCGTAG
- the ccmB gene encoding heme exporter protein CcmB: MARFLSLLGRDLHLAQRHGFDSLLAVVFFIIAVVLFPFGVGPEPNILARIAAGVIWVAALLASMLSLERLFQTDYEDGSLELLLLAPLPLELVVLAKVAAHWLTTGLPLIVAAPLLAVLLNMNGAGFAVLVAALLIGTPTLSLIGAVGAGLVLGSRRGGVLLSLLVLPLFIPVLVFGVAAVDGAIAGFAFRSPLLILGGMLLAALALCPWASGAALRQALG; the protein is encoded by the coding sequence ATGGCCCGCTTCTTGAGCCTTCTCGGCCGCGATCTCCACCTGGCCCAGCGCCACGGCTTCGACAGCCTGCTGGCGGTGGTCTTCTTCATCATCGCCGTGGTGCTGTTTCCCTTCGGTGTCGGCCCCGAACCCAACATCCTGGCCCGCATCGCCGCCGGCGTCATCTGGGTGGCGGCGCTCTTGGCCTCGATGCTGTCGCTCGAACGGCTGTTCCAGACCGACTACGAGGACGGCTCGCTGGAACTGCTGTTGCTGGCGCCGTTGCCGCTGGAACTGGTGGTGCTGGCCAAGGTGGCGGCCCACTGGCTGACCACCGGGCTGCCGCTGATCGTGGCGGCGCCGCTGCTGGCCGTGCTGCTCAACATGAACGGGGCGGGCTTCGCCGTTTTGGTGGCGGCGCTACTGATCGGTACCCCGACGCTGAGCCTGATCGGCGCCGTCGGGGCGGGCTTGGTGCTGGGCTCGCGGCGCGGCGGTGTGCTGCTGTCGCTGCTGGTGCTGCCGCTCTTCATCCCGGTGCTGGTGTTCGGGGTAGCCGCGGTGGACGGGGCGATCGCCGGTTTCGCCTTCCGCTCGCCGCTGCTGATCCTGGGCGGCATGCTGCTGGCCGCACTGGCGCTCTGTCCGTGGGCCAGCGGGGCGGCGCTTCGCCAGGCGTTGGGCTGA
- the ccmE gene encoding cytochrome c maturation protein CcmE — protein MKPKRRRLTFVLIGMGLLGVAAALVLAAFRDSIVFFYSPTEIHAKALPAEQRIRVGGLVEEGSLEKTTGGGTVTFRITDLAETIAVTYTGILPDLFREGQGVVAQGRFQDGVLKADEVLAKHDENYMPPEVADALKKSGQWEHMKDAMQGAGQIPGEAAK, from the coding sequence ATGAAGCCTAAGCGCCGGCGCCTTACCTTCGTGCTCATCGGCATGGGCCTGCTGGGCGTCGCCGCCGCCCTGGTGCTGGCGGCCTTCCGCGATTCCATCGTCTTTTTCTACAGCCCCACCGAAATCCACGCCAAGGCGTTGCCGGCCGAGCAGCGCATCCGGGTCGGCGGCCTGGTCGAGGAGGGCAGCCTGGAAAAGACCACCGGCGGCGGTACGGTCACCTTTCGGATCACCGACCTCGCGGAGACCATCGCCGTCACCTACACCGGCATCCTGCCCGACCTCTTCCGCGAGGGGCAGGGCGTGGTCGCACAGGGGCGCTTTCAGGACGGCGTGCTCAAGGCCGACGAGGTGCTGGCCAAGCACGACGAGAACTACATGCCGCCCGAGGTGGCCGACGCGCTGAAGAAGTCCGGCCAGTGGGAGCACATGAAGGACGCCATGCAGGGCGCCGGCCAGATCCCCGGGGAAGCGGCGAAATGA
- a CDS encoding DUF1223 domain-containing protein, which yields MRKILKTLVSACAVMAVVQPAARADQLIVVELFTSQGCSSCPPADALLTELSQRDDVLALSLHVNYWDYIGWKDPFASVAATERQRGYTRPFGLGYVYTPQMVIQGRRQMTGSDRRGVLEAIDREAAVARMTVKIEGDAGTATAVLPARDGAEASTLWAVAFDSAHTTRVERGENGGRTLAYSNVVRDIRKIGAWRGEATRVPLPMGELAPGHDAVALLVQADTSGAILGAAVLDLARRRP from the coding sequence ATGCGCAAAATCCTCAAAACCCTCGTTTCCGCCTGTGCCGTAATGGCCGTTGTCCAGCCGGCCGCGCGCGCCGATCAACTCATCGTGGTCGAGTTGTTCACCTCGCAGGGCTGTTCGTCGTGCCCGCCGGCCGATGCGCTGCTGACCGAGCTTTCCCAGCGGGACGACGTGCTGGCGCTGTCGTTGCACGTCAACTATTGGGACTACATCGGCTGGAAGGATCCCTTCGCCAGCGTCGCCGCCACCGAGCGCCAGCGCGGCTACACCCGTCCCTTCGGTCTCGGCTACGTCTACACCCCGCAGATGGTGATCCAGGGGCGCCGCCAGATGACCGGATCGGACCGCCGGGGGGTGCTGGAAGCCATCGACCGCGAAGCCGCCGTGGCGCGCATGACGGTGAAGATCGAAGGCGACGCCGGTACCGCCACGGCGGTATTGCCGGCCCGCGACGGCGCCGAAGCATCGACGCTGTGGGCCGTCGCCTTCGACTCCGCGCACACCACCCGCGTCGAGCGCGGCGAGAACGGCGGCCGGACGCTTGCCTATTCCAACGTGGTGCGCGACATCCGCAAGATCGGCGCCTGGCGCGGCGAGGCCACCCGGGTGCCGCTGCCGATGGGCGAATTGGCCCCCGGCCACGACGCCGTCGCCCTCCTGGTGCAGGCCGATACCAGCGGCGCCATCCTCGGCGCCGCCGTGCTCGACTTGGCCCGCCGCAGGCCGTAG
- a CDS encoding heme ABC transporter permease: MHRFANPTRFMRLSAALLPWTAGTAVALIAAGLYLALLGSPADYQQGESVRIMYVHVPSAWMAMFCYTVMAAASAVGLIWKHPLADLAAKATAPVGACFTLLALVTGSLWGKPMWGAWWVWDARLTSVLVLFFLYLGYIALINAFDDPTRGLKAAAILALVGFVNVPIIKFSVDWWNTLHQPASVFKADGPAIDPSMLAPLLLMGAGFTVYFLWVLMLRLRTEIVAAKVRALRLRQVRSGAPAQPSGAAPLGAEG, encoded by the coding sequence ATGCATCGCTTCGCCAACCCGACCCGCTTCATGCGCTTGAGCGCGGCCCTGCTGCCGTGGACGGCCGGCACCGCCGTGGCATTGATCGCGGCCGGCCTCTACCTGGCGCTGCTGGGCTCGCCGGCCGACTATCAGCAGGGCGAAAGCGTGCGCATCATGTACGTTCACGTGCCGTCGGCGTGGATGGCCATGTTCTGCTATACCGTCATGGCGGCGGCCAGCGCCGTCGGCCTGATCTGGAAGCACCCGCTGGCCGATCTGGCGGCCAAGGCGACGGCGCCGGTCGGCGCCTGCTTCACCCTGCTGGCCCTGGTCACCGGGTCCTTGTGGGGCAAGCCGATGTGGGGCGCCTGGTGGGTGTGGGACGCCCGCCTCACCTCGGTATTGGTCCTCTTCTTTCTCTATCTCGGCTACATCGCGCTGATCAACGCCTTCGACGACCCGACGCGGGGGCTCAAGGCGGCGGCCATCCTGGCCCTGGTCGGCTTCGTCAACGTACCGATCATCAAGTTCTCGGTCGATTGGTGGAACACGCTCCATCAGCCGGCCAGCGTGTTCAAGGCGGACGGACCCGCGATCGACCCCAGCATGCTGGCGCCGCTGCTGCTGATGGGGGCGGGCTTCACCGTCTATTTCCTGTGGGTGCTGATGCTGCGCCTGCGCACCGAGATCGTCGCCGCCAAGGTGCGCGCCCTGCGCCTGCGCCAGGTGCGCTCCGGCGCCCCCGCCCAGCCGTCGGGCGCCGCGCCGCTGGGGGCGGAAGGATAG
- a CDS encoding DsbE family thiol:disulfide interchange protein: MKRLLFLLPLFAFVVLAGYLALGLTKDPHVLPSVLIDQEVPPFDLPPIRGREAGFRRDDLPGQVSLVNIFGSWCVACRIEHPFLMRIKEEGRVPLHGIDWREESPEAGPAWLARFGDPYTLIGDDPRSVAAIAFGVTGAPETFVVDKRGFIRYKHIGPLTPEAWERTIGPMIEELRRQ; the protein is encoded by the coding sequence GTGAAACGCCTTCTCTTCCTGCTGCCGCTTTTCGCCTTCGTCGTGCTGGCCGGCTACCTGGCCCTCGGCCTGACCAAGGACCCGCACGTGCTGCCCTCGGTGCTGATCGACCAGGAGGTGCCGCCGTTCGACCTGCCGCCGATCAGGGGCCGCGAGGCGGGGTTCCGGCGCGACGACCTGCCGGGCCAGGTGTCGCTGGTCAACATCTTCGGCTCGTGGTGCGTCGCCTGCCGCATCGAGCACCCCTTCCTCATGCGCATCAAGGAGGAGGGCAGGGTCCCCTTGCACGGCATCGACTGGCGGGAAGAAAGCCCCGAGGCCGGCCCCGCCTGGCTGGCCCGCTTCGGCGATCCCTATACCCTGATCGGCGACGATCCGCGCAGCGTGGCGGCCATCGCCTTCGGCGTCACCGGGGCGCCCGAGACCTTCGTCGTCGATAAGCGCGGCTTCATTCGCTACAAGCACATCGGGCCGTTGACGCCGGAAGCCTGGGAGCGGACCATCGGCCCGATGATCGAGGAGTTGCGCCGGCAATGA